A DNA window from Pseudomonas wuhanensis contains the following coding sequences:
- a CDS encoding response regulator, which yields MNSLLIVDDDLEVLDLLKKFFVQHGYSVEVATDGASLWAAIEHQPPDLIILDVMLPGDSGLILCQQLRIRHAIPVIMLTAMGELSDRVVGLELGADDYLTKPFDARELLARVRAVLRRVEERRPVSQERPRPLIDFADWHLDVTRRELRSPDNVMIPLSAGEFDLLLVFVEHPQRILTREQLLDLARGHCHDAFDRSIDVQVSRLRRKLESDTKRPAMIRTVRNGGYLFTPSVTRR from the coding sequence GTGAACAGCCTTTTAATTGTGGACGACGACCTTGAAGTCCTCGATCTACTGAAAAAATTCTTCGTGCAACACGGCTACAGCGTCGAGGTCGCCACAGACGGCGCATCGCTGTGGGCAGCCATCGAGCACCAGCCGCCAGACCTGATCATTCTTGACGTGATGTTGCCCGGCGACAGCGGGTTGATCCTTTGTCAGCAACTGCGGATTCGACACGCAATACCGGTGATCATGCTGACCGCCATGGGTGAACTCAGTGACCGGGTGGTCGGCCTGGAACTGGGCGCCGACGATTATCTGACCAAACCCTTCGACGCCCGTGAACTGCTGGCCCGAGTGCGCGCTGTGTTGCGTCGCGTGGAAGAGCGTCGTCCGGTGTCGCAGGAACGGCCACGGCCGTTGATCGACTTCGCCGACTGGCACCTGGACGTCACCCGCCGTGAACTTCGCTCGCCGGACAACGTGATGATCCCGCTGTCAGCCGGTGAGTTTGACCTGCTGCTGGTCTTCGTCGAACACCCGCAGCGCATTCTCACCCGCGAGCAATTGCTGGACCTGGCGCGCGGACATTGCCATGACGCGTTCGATCGCAGCATCGACGTTCAGGTCAGCCGCCTGCGACGCAAACTCGAGTCCGACACCAAGCGGCCGGCGATGATTCGCACCGTGCGCAACGGCGGTTACCTGTTCACACCCAGCGTGACGCGGCGGTGA
- a CDS encoding MlaA family lipoprotein translates to MLPFKCAPWLARNTSIAVLAAGLTGCSSQPPPNTDVACVDISYSVYDPAEPFNRAVFAFNRTVDDYALAPVARGYRYLPDFFQTGVHNFVANFGEPKVFINDLLQGNPMRSVNTLGRFALNTTVGVVGLIDVSGMAGIARHDADFGQTFGVWGIGNGPIVELPLFGTSNSRDAAGRVLGFVVDPFGSNSDTVEMLSTINTVGGIVDGRAEALPLTDSLQKLPDYYSALRNVVAEHRAAYVADGKQGSPENTTPPQCTGAPADGF, encoded by the coding sequence ATGTTGCCTTTCAAGTGTGCTCCCTGGCTGGCCCGCAACACCTCAATTGCCGTGTTGGCCGCAGGGCTAACGGGTTGCAGCAGCCAGCCGCCGCCCAACACCGACGTGGCCTGCGTCGACATCTCCTATTCGGTGTACGACCCCGCGGAACCGTTCAATCGCGCAGTCTTCGCTTTTAACCGGACGGTCGACGACTACGCCCTGGCGCCGGTCGCTCGCGGCTACCGCTACTTGCCAGATTTTTTCCAAACCGGTGTGCATAACTTTGTGGCGAACTTCGGCGAGCCGAAGGTGTTTATCAATGACCTGCTGCAAGGCAACCCGATGCGCTCGGTCAATACCCTGGGGCGTTTCGCGCTCAACACCACGGTCGGGGTAGTGGGTTTGATCGACGTCTCCGGCATGGCCGGTATTGCGCGCCACGACGCGGACTTCGGCCAGACTTTCGGCGTGTGGGGCATCGGCAATGGTCCAATCGTCGAGCTGCCATTGTTCGGGACCTCCAACAGTCGCGACGCCGCCGGGCGCGTGCTCGGCTTTGTGGTCGATCCGTTCGGCAGCAATAGCGATACCGTGGAGATGCTGTCCACTATCAACACTGTTGGCGGCATCGTCGATGGCCGGGCAGAAGCATTACCGCTGACCGATAGCCTGCAAAAACTGCCGGACTATTACAGCGCGTTGCGCAATGTGGTGGCCGAGCATCGCGCTGCTTACGTGGCCGATGGCAAACAAGGCTCGCCAGAAAACACCACCCCCCCTCAATGCACAGGAGCACCGGCTGATGGTTTCTGA
- a CDS encoding sensor histidine kinase, translating to MSWLKRIRARDWPQDTVARWIALTIILAMLISLALNGLFIQLAGVWARPPLTEIGLLEKAAAIARIIEAAPAPLRNPLAQAANENGFTVTWHPDRQDLNLPAVDDPKSDIGSTILQPMLRAPDRRIEAYEPADWTEHTADAHYALLIELSDSSWLMFSAPSRSWGLDEAPRYLIVILLVLISTALVALIATRRLATPLQCFAEGARRFGVDFRAPPIEPLGPHEIRQAILAFNAMQAQLQHFIRDRTQMLAAISHDLRAPLTRMRLRGEFIEDSEQQQRLFRDVDEMQAMINSALEFFRDDARLEPATQFDLAELLQTLLDDYRDQGVEVAFSGPLRLVYFGRPLGLKRVMTNLLDNAIKYGSEPGIELIPGAGQVRIKILDRGPGIPDACLGQVFVPFFRMEGSRNKSTGGVGLGLSAARAIVLEHGGELTLRNRSMGGLEALVVLPVH from the coding sequence GTGAGCTGGCTGAAGAGGATTCGCGCCCGAGACTGGCCGCAAGATACGGTTGCGCGCTGGATCGCGTTGACGATCATCCTGGCCATGCTCATTTCACTGGCGCTCAACGGGTTGTTTATCCAACTGGCCGGGGTTTGGGCCCGCCCACCACTGACCGAAATCGGCTTGCTGGAAAAAGCCGCGGCCATCGCCCGCATCATCGAGGCAGCCCCCGCGCCACTGCGCAACCCATTGGCACAAGCCGCCAACGAGAACGGCTTCACTGTCACTTGGCACCCTGATCGGCAAGATCTCAATCTGCCGGCAGTGGACGATCCGAAGTCCGACATCGGCTCGACTATCTTGCAGCCGATGCTCAGAGCCCCTGACCGGCGAATCGAAGCTTATGAACCGGCCGACTGGACGGAGCACACGGCGGACGCGCACTATGCGCTGCTGATCGAGTTATCGGATTCATCATGGCTGATGTTCTCCGCGCCTTCGCGCAGCTGGGGCCTGGACGAAGCGCCACGCTACCTGATCGTGATTCTTCTGGTGCTGATCTCCACCGCACTGGTCGCGCTGATCGCCACCCGACGCCTCGCCACACCTTTGCAGTGCTTTGCCGAAGGCGCCCGCCGTTTCGGCGTGGACTTCCGCGCACCGCCGATCGAACCGCTCGGTCCCCACGAAATCCGCCAGGCCATTCTCGCGTTCAACGCCATGCAGGCCCAGTTACAGCACTTCATCCGCGACCGTACGCAAATGCTCGCCGCCATCTCCCACGACCTGCGCGCTCCCCTGACGCGGATGCGCTTGCGAGGCGAATTCATCGAAGACAGCGAGCAACAGCAACGGCTGTTTCGTGACGTGGATGAAATGCAGGCGATGATTAACTCGGCGCTGGAGTTCTTTCGTGATGATGCGCGGCTTGAACCGGCCACCCAGTTTGATTTGGCGGAATTGCTGCAAACGTTGCTTGATGATTACCGGGATCAGGGAGTCGAGGTTGCCTTTAGTGGGCCGTTGCGGCTGGTGTATTTCGGTCGACCGCTGGGACTCAAGCGGGTGATGACTAACTTGCTCGATAACGCCATCAAGTACGGTAGCGAGCCGGGGATTGAACTGATCCCCGGTGCAGGGCAGGTGCGGATCAAAATACTGGATCGTGGGCCGGGCATTCCAGATGCCTGCCTTGGACAAGTGTTTGTGCCGTTCTTCCGGATGGAAGGCTCGCGGAACAAAAGCACTGGGGGTGTGGGTTTGGGGTTGTCGGCGGCGCGGGCGATTGTGCTGGAACACGGAGGCGAGCTGACACTGCGTAATCGGTCGATGGGCGGGTTGGAGGCGTTGGTGGTGTTGCCCGTGCATTAG